In Geobacter anodireducens, a genomic segment contains:
- a CDS encoding cobalt-precorrin-6A synthase — MSGRELRHGYTTGACAAAAAAGAARMLRRQELADEAEIVLPRGERVAFRLHGQEFTETWATCHVVKDAGDDPDVTNGAEIHVTVRREPLNRPAARTMVFVTGGRGVGTMTKPGLAVPVGEPAINPVPMRMITEAVKAEFSVACLPQILTVTVSIPNGEELAQKTLNARLGIVGGLSILGTTGIVRPISAKAWTDTLDAAIDVALACGCRTLVLSTGRTSELVAQGALAGKPLPEEAYVMMGDHVGYALRACVRKGVEEAVLAGQFAKLLKIACGHEQTHVSSSELDLRLLAEWIDATPAASHLAPLVVGANTARQVLEASGNDPALMELVCGRAREAARLLAPSLRIKVLLAGYDSTVLYFG; from the coding sequence GTGTCCGGCCGGGAGCTTCGCCACGGCTACACCACCGGTGCCTGCGCCGCTGCCGCTGCTGCCGGAGCGGCCCGGATGCTCCGGCGCCAGGAACTGGCGGACGAGGCCGAGATCGTCCTCCCCCGGGGGGAACGGGTGGCCTTTCGTCTCCACGGCCAGGAGTTTACCGAAACCTGGGCCACCTGCCACGTGGTGAAGGATGCCGGCGACGACCCGGACGTGACCAACGGCGCCGAAATCCACGTTACCGTCCGGCGCGAGCCCCTCAACCGGCCCGCCGCCCGGACCATGGTCTTTGTCACCGGCGGCCGCGGGGTGGGGACGATGACCAAGCCGGGGCTTGCCGTGCCGGTGGGTGAGCCTGCCATCAACCCCGTGCCCATGCGCATGATCACCGAGGCGGTCAAGGCCGAGTTCTCGGTGGCCTGCCTTCCCCAGATCCTCACGGTCACCGTCTCCATTCCCAATGGCGAAGAACTGGCGCAAAAGACCCTCAATGCCCGGCTGGGCATCGTGGGGGGGCTCTCCATCCTCGGCACCACCGGCATCGTCCGGCCCATCTCGGCCAAGGCCTGGACCGACACCCTCGACGCCGCCATCGACGTGGCCCTGGCCTGCGGCTGCCGGACCCTGGTCCTCTCCACCGGCCGGACGAGCGAGCTGGTGGCCCAGGGGGCCCTGGCCGGGAAACCCTTGCCGGAAGAGGCCTATGTGATGATGGGGGATCATGTGGGATACGCGCTCCGGGCCTGTGTGCGCAAGGGGGTGGAGGAGGCGGTTCTCGCGGGACAGTTTGCCAAGCTCCTGAAGATCGCCTGCGGCCACGAGCAGACCCATGTTTCCTCCTCCGAGCTGGACCTGCGGCTGCTGGCCGAATGGATTGACGCCACCCCTGCCGCCTCGCATCTGGCGCCGCTCGTTGTGGGCGCCAACACGGCCCGGCAGGTGCTGGAGGCGTCGGGCAACGACCCCGCCCTCATGGAGCTGGTCTGCGGCCGGGCCCGGGAAGCGGCCCGGCTGCTGGCTCCTTCCCTGCGCATCAAGGTTTTGCTGGCGGGCTACGATTCAACGGTGCTATATTTCGGGTAA
- a CDS encoding adenosylcobinamide kinase/adenosylcobinamide phosphate guanyltransferase has product MAQIIFITGGARSGKSRLAEELAARLGAPLGYLATGSAGDGEMAERIARHRARRGDAWTTIEEPLALAEALAAQDGRFAAVLVDCVTLWLSNLLFSLDDPARVLDEVETLTRTFPSLRTPLIIVSNEVGMGIVPENRLARQFRDLAGEANERIAAAADEVYVTFSGLPLRLK; this is encoded by the coding sequence ATGGCACAGATCATTTTCATAACGGGCGGCGCCCGCAGCGGCAAAAGCCGCTTGGCCGAGGAACTGGCGGCCCGGTTGGGTGCTCCCCTCGGCTACCTGGCCACCGGCTCTGCCGGCGACGGGGAAATGGCCGAACGGATCGCCCGGCACCGGGCGCGCCGCGGCGATGCCTGGACCACCATCGAAGAACCCCTGGCCCTGGCCGAGGCCCTGGCGGCCCAGGACGGCCGGTTTGCCGCGGTTCTCGTGGATTGCGTCACCCTCTGGCTCTCCAATCTCCTCTTTTCCCTGGACGATCCAGCCCGTGTGCTCGATGAAGTCGAAACATTGACGCGGACATTCCCTTCCCTCCGGACCCCGCTCATCATCGTATCCAACGAGGTGGGCATGGGGATCGTGCCGGAGAACCGGCTGGCGCGGCAGTTCCGTGACCTGGCCGGCGAGGCCAACGAGCGGATCGCCGCCGCGGCCGACGAAGTCTACGTGACGTTCAGCGGACTCCCGCTGCGCCTCAAATGA
- a CDS encoding thiamine biosynthesis protein ThiC (catalyzes the formation of 4-amino-2-methyl-5-phosphomethylpyrimidine from 5-amino-1-(5-phospho-D-ribosyl)imidazole and S-adenosyl-L-methionine in thiamine biosynthesis), producing the protein MKTQIEQAREGIITPQMAAVAVEEHVSPEYVRLMVAEGKVVIPWNHVRAPKAVGIGKGLRTKVNASIGTSSDIVDYEAEVRKARAARESGADTLMELSVGGDLDRVRREVIAAVDLPVGNVPLYQAFCEAARTYGDPNRLDPEMLFDLIERQCADGMAFMAVHCGINLYTIERLRRQGYRYGGLVSKGGVSMVGWMMANGRENPLYEQFDRVVGILKKYDTVLSLGNGLRAGAIHDSSDRAQIQELLINCELAEMGREMGCQMLVEGPGHVPLDEVEGNIQLQKRMSGGAPYYMLGPISTDVAPGFDHITAAIGAAQSSRFGADLICYITPAEHLALPNEEDVRQGVKAARVAAYIGDMNKYPDKGRERDREMSKARRDLDWQRQFELALYPEDARAIRASRTPEDEATCTMCGDFCASRGAGRLFAGDLRGDKV; encoded by the coding sequence GTGAAAACCCAGATCGAACAGGCCCGCGAGGGCATCATCACTCCCCAGATGGCGGCCGTGGCCGTGGAGGAGCACGTCTCCCCCGAGTATGTCCGCCTGATGGTGGCCGAGGGGAAGGTCGTCATCCCCTGGAACCACGTACGCGCACCAAAGGCGGTCGGCATCGGCAAGGGACTGCGGACCAAGGTGAATGCCTCCATCGGCACCTCCTCGGACATCGTCGACTACGAGGCCGAGGTGCGCAAGGCCCGGGCCGCCCGGGAGTCCGGCGCCGATACCCTCATGGAGCTGTCCGTGGGCGGCGACCTGGACCGGGTCAGGCGCGAGGTCATCGCGGCCGTAGACCTGCCGGTGGGGAACGTCCCGCTCTACCAGGCTTTCTGCGAGGCGGCGAGAACATACGGCGACCCCAACCGGCTCGACCCGGAGATGCTCTTCGACCTGATCGAGCGCCAGTGCGCCGACGGCATGGCCTTCATGGCGGTCCACTGCGGCATCAACCTTTACACCATCGAGCGGCTCCGTCGCCAGGGGTACCGCTATGGCGGCCTGGTCTCCAAAGGAGGGGTGAGCATGGTGGGCTGGATGATGGCCAACGGCCGCGAGAATCCCCTCTACGAACAGTTCGACCGGGTGGTCGGCATCCTGAAGAAATACGACACGGTCCTTTCCCTGGGCAACGGCCTGCGGGCCGGCGCCATCCACGATTCATCGGACCGGGCCCAGATCCAGGAGCTGCTGATCAACTGCGAACTGGCCGAGATGGGGCGCGAGATGGGCTGCCAGATGCTGGTGGAGGGGCCGGGCCACGTCCCCCTGGACGAGGTGGAGGGGAACATCCAGCTCCAGAAGCGGATGAGCGGCGGCGCACCCTACTACATGCTCGGGCCCATCTCCACCGATGTGGCTCCCGGCTTCGACCACATCACCGCCGCCATTGGCGCGGCCCAGTCGAGCCGCTTCGGCGCCGACCTGATCTGCTACATCACCCCGGCCGAGCACCTGGCCCTTCCCAACGAAGAGGACGTCCGCCAGGGGGTAAAGGCGGCCCGGGTCGCCGCCTACATCGGCGACATGAACAAGTACCCCGACAAGGGGCGCGAGCGGGATCGGGAGATGAGCAAGGCCCGTCGCGACCTGGACTGGCAGAGGCAGTTCGAGCTGGCCCTCTATCCGGAGGACGCCCGGGCGATCCGGGCCAGCCGCACCCCCGAGGACGAGGCCACCTGTACCATGTGCGGCGACTTCTGCGCCTCCCGGGGGGCAGGCAGGCTGTTTGCCGGCGATCTGCGGGGGGACAAGGTGTAG
- a CDS encoding adenosylcobinamide-GDP ribazoletransferase produces MRLCFIALQFLTVVPLPFRLRWDERALGRSMAFFPLAGLTLGALLAGADMLLAAVLPRSVSDLLLVALLAGVTGALHLDGLADVCDGLAARGGRERFLAVMKDSRVGAVGVVGLVLGLALKYQALLAVPDDLKRQALLLFPAVARYAQVQMTVGANRARQDGLGAAFIAGAGVFHLVAAGTIMAVAAWVLLGPPGMALLAASVLFTGGFRWWFHRHLGGVTGDVIGCASELNEILCLLAILALQRI; encoded by the coding sequence TTGAGACTCTGTTTCATCGCCCTTCAGTTCCTGACCGTTGTTCCGCTGCCGTTCCGGCTGCGCTGGGACGAACGTGCCCTGGGACGCTCCATGGCCTTCTTCCCCCTGGCGGGGCTCACCCTGGGAGCACTGCTGGCCGGGGCCGACATGCTCCTGGCGGCGGTGTTGCCGCGGTCGGTCAGCGACCTTTTGCTGGTGGCGCTGCTGGCCGGGGTAACCGGCGCGCTGCACCTGGACGGCCTGGCCGATGTCTGCGACGGGCTGGCGGCCCGTGGCGGCAGGGAGCGTTTCCTGGCAGTCATGAAGGATTCCCGGGTGGGTGCCGTGGGGGTGGTGGGGCTCGTGCTCGGGCTGGCGCTCAAGTACCAGGCTCTCCTGGCGGTGCCGGACGACTTGAAGCGTCAGGCGCTCTTGCTTTTTCCCGCCGTGGCCCGCTACGCCCAGGTGCAGATGACCGTGGGCGCCAACCGCGCCCGGCAGGACGGCCTCGGCGCCGCCTTCATCGCCGGAGCCGGGGTGTTCCACCTGGTGGCGGCCGGCACGATCATGGCCGTTGCAGCCTGGGTGCTGCTTGGCCCGCCGGGCATGGCCCTACTCGCCGCGTCCGTTCTCTTCACCGGCGGGTTCCGGTGGTGGTTCCACCGGCATCTCGGCGGGGTCACCGGTGATGTCATCGGCTGTGCCAGCGAACTGAACGAGATCCTCTGCCTGCTGGCCATCCTGGCTTTGCAGCGGATCTGA
- the cbiO gene encoding cobalt transporter ATP-binding subunit (with CbiNQ forms the ABC transporter for cobalt import), giving the protein MRFSVDLRTYAYPDGTVALSDIRFQVARGEFCGILGSNGSGKTTLLKIMDGLIREYDGSVLLAGRDVRSLQPKDIYRTVGLVFQNPDDQLFAHTVFEDVAFGPRNMGFAEAEVKARVERALDAVDLAGVAAKQIHHLSYGQKKRACIAGLLAMGHEVLLMDEPTAGLDPMGEYRMMELLTRLNRQEGVTIVMATHSVDLVPLFLHRLHILSRGRIVRGGPPEEVFTAPAEMESVKLRLPHIAELIHRLKHEDGVPFRRTPLTIGEARRDIMELIETTRS; this is encoded by the coding sequence GTGAGGTTTTCAGTGGACCTGAGGACCTATGCCTACCCCGACGGCACCGTGGCCCTGTCGGATATCCGTTTCCAGGTGGCGCGGGGAGAGTTTTGCGGTATCCTCGGCTCCAACGGCTCGGGCAAGACGACGCTGCTCAAGATCATGGACGGGCTGATCAGGGAGTACGACGGCAGCGTGCTCTTGGCCGGCCGGGATGTGCGGAGCCTCCAGCCGAAGGATATCTACCGCACGGTCGGGCTCGTGTTCCAGAACCCGGACGATCAGTTGTTCGCCCACACGGTCTTCGAGGATGTGGCCTTCGGCCCCCGCAACATGGGATTTGCCGAGGCCGAGGTCAAGGCGCGGGTGGAGCGGGCCCTGGATGCCGTGGACCTGGCGGGGGTCGCGGCCAAGCAGATCCATCACCTGAGCTACGGCCAGAAAAAGCGCGCCTGCATCGCCGGGCTCCTGGCCATGGGGCATGAGGTGCTCCTCATGGACGAACCCACCGCCGGCCTCGATCCCATGGGGGAGTACCGGATGATGGAGCTGCTTACGCGGCTCAACCGGCAGGAGGGGGTGACCATCGTCATGGCGACCCACAGCGTCGATCTGGTGCCCCTGTTTCTCCACCGGCTCCACATCCTGAGTCGGGGGCGGATCGTTCGCGGCGGGCCGCCCGAGGAGGTCTTCACCGCCCCGGCCGAGATGGAGAGCGTCAAGCTGCGGCTTCCCCACATAGCCGAGCTCATCCACCGCCTGAAGCACGAAGATGGTGTCCCGTTCCGGCGCACGCCTCTCACCATCGGCGAGGCCCGGCGGGACATCATGGAATTGATTGAAACCACAAGGAGTTGA
- a CDS encoding cobalamin biosynthesis protein CbiM yields MKRITLYAAGSAILGATLLAGPAHAMHISEGILPLGWAALWFAVAAPFLALGIRRVNELSRHDLSFKPLVGLMAAVVFIISCMPIPVPTAGTCSHPCGTGIAAILVGPLVSVVITTVALLIQALFLAHGGISTLGADVVSMGVAGSFAGWFVFRGMRRLGAGLAVAAFVAGLLADWATYLTTALELASGVRGSEPFYPLFFKVVAAFVPTQLPLGVLEGAMTAGMVVLLHRKRPDLLAKMGVVDAGGPGGGPRRATVAMLALFCLLASLLVAGPSRASEKWPGVDETVVEKVAAEHGREPRAPLINTDQGDLLLFVFLLAGTVGGFAAGYFWRMLVAERRTYDDNT; encoded by the coding sequence ATGAAACGCATTACCTTGTATGCTGCCGGTTCGGCAATCCTTGGCGCAACGCTGCTGGCCGGTCCCGCCCACGCCATGCACATCTCGGAGGGGATCCTCCCCCTGGGGTGGGCGGCGCTCTGGTTCGCCGTGGCGGCACCCTTTCTGGCCCTGGGCATACGGCGGGTGAACGAGCTGTCTCGCCATGATCTCTCCTTCAAGCCCCTGGTGGGACTCATGGCGGCGGTGGTCTTCATCATCTCCTGCATGCCGATCCCGGTGCCCACCGCCGGTACCTGCTCCCATCCCTGCGGCACGGGGATCGCCGCGATCCTGGTGGGACCTCTGGTCAGCGTGGTCATCACCACGGTGGCGCTCCTCATCCAGGCCCTCTTTCTGGCCCACGGCGGGATTTCGACCCTCGGCGCCGACGTGGTGTCCATGGGGGTGGCGGGCTCCTTTGCCGGCTGGTTCGTCTTCCGGGGGATGCGCCGGCTGGGCGCGGGTCTTGCGGTGGCCGCCTTTGTCGCCGGGCTGCTGGCCGATTGGGCCACTTACCTGACCACTGCCCTGGAGCTGGCCTCGGGCGTGCGCGGGAGTGAGCCGTTTTACCCGCTGTTTTTCAAGGTCGTTGCCGCCTTCGTACCGACTCAGCTCCCCCTCGGCGTGCTGGAAGGGGCCATGACCGCCGGCATGGTGGTCCTGCTCCACCGCAAGCGCCCCGATCTGCTGGCGAAAATGGGGGTGGTCGATGCCGGTGGCCCGGGGGGCGGTCCCCGCCGGGCAACCGTGGCCATGCTGGCGCTGTTCTGCCTGCTCGCCTCGCTCCTTGTGGCGGGACCGTCGCGCGCATCGGAAAAATGGCCGGGCGTTGACGAGACCGTGGTGGAAAAGGTTGCCGCGGAACACGGCCGCGAACCGCGGGCCCCTCTCATCAATACCGACCAGGGTGACCTGCTTCTCTTCGTTTTTCTGCTGGCCGGCACGGTCGGGGGCTTTGCGGCGGGCTATTTCTGGCGTATGCTGGTGGCGGAACGGAGAACGTACGATGACAATACTTGA
- a CDS encoding cobyrinic acid a,c-diamide synthase, whose protein sequence is MKSIVIAAPHSGSGKTTITVGIMECFRRRGLTVAPFKVGPDFIDPGYHRLVTGLPSANLDGWICPPEFVRASFAHHALNADMAIIEGVMGLFDGFGGTADEGSTAQVARLTGAPVVLVVDARGLARSAAAILKGFAEFDPSVRVAGVIFNNVAGDSHERILREAMAQALPELKVFGCIPRDDGLHIPARHLGLFTAEEHPLSDEFLDHLVEVIRDRVDLGLLWGAANPLDAPVPRAEPIPCRTPAGPVRLAVARDEAFCFVYEDNLCLLRRAGAEIVTFSPLRDERLPDDVAGVYLPGGYPEVFADALAANNRMKESLARAVDEGMPVYAECGGFIYLTRGVTDSAGEPESLHEFVGIFPVATRMLPRRKALGYREVELAVDTIIGPAGTQARGHEFHYSEMEEMPAGVERAYRVRRGPVDLGMEGYRYRNCLASYVHLHFGSNPELAASFVARCRSYATRSSA, encoded by the coding sequence ATGAAATCGATCGTTATCGCCGCCCCGCACAGCGGCTCCGGCAAGACAACCATCACCGTGGGCATCATGGAGTGCTTCCGGCGGCGCGGCCTTACCGTGGCGCCCTTCAAGGTGGGCCCCGACTTCATCGACCCGGGCTACCACCGGCTGGTGACGGGCCTCCCCTCGGCCAACCTGGACGGCTGGATCTGTCCCCCCGAGTTTGTCCGGGCATCCTTTGCCCACCACGCCCTCAACGCCGACATGGCCATCATCGAGGGAGTCATGGGACTCTTCGACGGGTTCGGCGGGACCGCCGACGAGGGGAGCACGGCCCAGGTGGCCCGGCTGACCGGCGCGCCGGTGGTTCTGGTGGTGGACGCCCGGGGACTGGCCCGCAGCGCCGCCGCCATCCTCAAGGGTTTCGCCGAATTCGACCCCTCGGTGCGGGTGGCCGGGGTCATCTTCAATAACGTGGCCGGCGACAGCCACGAGCGCATCCTCCGTGAGGCGATGGCCCAGGCCCTGCCGGAACTGAAGGTGTTCGGCTGCATCCCCCGGGACGACGGGCTGCACATCCCCGCGCGCCACCTGGGGCTTTTCACGGCTGAGGAGCATCCCCTGTCGGATGAGTTCCTGGATCACCTGGTGGAAGTGATCCGCGACCGGGTGGACCTGGGGCTGCTCTGGGGGGCGGCCAACCCCCTGGACGCGCCCGTGCCCCGCGCGGAGCCGATTCCCTGCCGGACCCCGGCGGGACCGGTGCGGCTGGCAGTGGCCCGGGACGAGGCCTTTTGCTTCGTCTACGAGGACAACCTCTGCCTGCTGCGCCGCGCCGGCGCCGAGATAGTCACCTTTTCCCCCCTGCGGGACGAGCGCCTGCCGGACGACGTGGCCGGGGTCTACCTGCCGGGCGGCTACCCAGAGGTCTTTGCCGATGCCCTGGCGGCCAACAACAGGATGAAGGAGTCCCTGGCCCGGGCCGTGGACGAGGGGATGCCGGTCTATGCCGAGTGCGGCGGTTTCATCTACCTGACGCGCGGGGTTACGGACAGCGCCGGGGAGCCTGAATCGCTCCACGAGTTCGTGGGGATATTCCCGGTGGCCACCCGGATGCTTCCCCGCCGCAAGGCCCTCGGCTATCGCGAGGTGGAACTGGCGGTCGACACCATCATCGGTCCCGCCGGCACCCAAGCCCGGGGACACGAGTTCCACTACTCGGAGATGGAAGAGATGCCCGCCGGCGTGGAGCGGGCCTACCGGGTCCGCCGGGGCCCGGTCGACCTGGGGATGGAAGGATACCGTTACCGCAACTGTCTTGCCTCCTACGTCCACCTCCACTTCGGGAGCAACCCGGAACTGGCCGCGTCGTTCGTGGCACGCTGCAGATCATACGCCACAAGGAGCAGTGCGTGA
- a CDS encoding alpha-ribazole phosphatase produces MTRKTRIYLIRHGEVEGAGVPRYNGHNDVGLSERGKAQYLELRKRFDGVRIAACYTSDLTRCVWGAESLAAHLNVQPQRHPELREICMGEWEAKSWQELQDRYPHQWQARLNDLEGYRVPGGENLLDVRARVMPAVNAIVERHRGEDVLVVAHGGVNRIILLEAIGAPLANLFSIEQTYCCMNIIDYFEDGRAVVKLVNG; encoded by the coding sequence ATGACACGCAAAACACGCATCTATCTCATCCGTCACGGCGAAGTGGAGGGGGCCGGCGTCCCCCGCTACAACGGACACAACGACGTGGGCCTCTCCGAGCGGGGCAAGGCCCAGTATCTGGAGCTCCGCAAGCGGTTCGACGGGGTTCGGATCGCCGCCTGCTATACCAGCGACCTTACCCGCTGCGTCTGGGGGGCCGAGTCCCTGGCCGCCCACCTGAACGTTCAGCCGCAGCGCCACCCGGAACTGCGGGAAATCTGCATGGGCGAATGGGAGGCGAAGAGCTGGCAGGAGCTCCAGGACCGCTATCCCCACCAGTGGCAGGCGCGGCTCAACGACCTGGAAGGCTACCGGGTGCCGGGGGGGGAGAACCTGCTGGACGTCCGGGCCCGGGTCATGCCCGCGGTCAATGCCATCGTGGAGCGGCATCGGGGGGAAGACGTCCTGGTGGTGGCCCACGGCGGCGTGAACCGGATCATTCTCCTGGAGGCCATCGGCGCGCCCCTGGCCAACCTCTTTTCCATAGAGCAGACCTACTGCTGCATGAACATCATCGACTACTTCGAGGACGGCCGTGCAGTGGTGAAGCTGGTGAACGGGTAA
- a CDS encoding sirohydrochlorin cobaltochelatase, whose translation MKTAILLMAHGSRIPEANGAVREIAVMVKEMTGFEIVEVSFREQHLPNIQQGIDACVAQGAERVLLMPYFLFVGAHVQEDLPEEMAEARTRYPAVEFAMGGHLGVHRKLAEVAADRIAEALAATGWR comes from the coding sequence ATGAAGACTGCTATACTGTTGATGGCCCACGGCAGCCGCATCCCCGAGGCGAACGGCGCCGTGCGGGAGATTGCCGTCATGGTGAAGGAAATGACCGGATTCGAGATCGTGGAGGTATCGTTCCGGGAGCAGCACCTGCCGAACATCCAGCAGGGGATCGATGCCTGCGTGGCCCAAGGCGCGGAGCGGGTTCTGCTGATGCCCTACTTCCTCTTCGTGGGTGCCCACGTGCAGGAGGACCTCCCCGAGGAGATGGCCGAGGCCCGCACCCGTTACCCTGCCGTGGAGTTCGCCATGGGAGGGCATCTGGGCGTGCACCGCAAGCTGGCCGAGGTGGCGGCGGACCGGATCGCCGAAGCCCTCGCCGCCACGGGGTGGCGCTGA
- a CDS encoding cobalt ECF transporter T component CbiQ, whose amino-acid sequence MKHVLSASPADHPLSRLDPRVKLLTAGALLVMVISCTGGLFPLLAAILSLGIVVSLGVPLRLILLRFAEPAFIAVVVLLLKLFFSGGTPLLTLQLPWLELTAYREGLREGLLIAGRIAAAVSVVSAVGFSTSFTDLMAALAWLRVPRSFIEVALFAWRYLFLLLDDAQVIHAAQRNRLGYSGLRRGMRSFGTLAGALVLKAFDNSQTITTAMVQRGYDGNLPLFRHRPFRPAEVVLSALFVVAMGTLWGMQ is encoded by the coding sequence ATGAAGCACGTCCTCAGCGCGTCTCCGGCCGATCATCCCCTGTCGCGGCTCGACCCGCGGGTCAAGCTCCTGACGGCCGGGGCGCTGCTCGTCATGGTCATCAGCTGTACCGGCGGTCTGTTCCCGCTGCTGGCAGCGATCCTCTCCCTGGGGATCGTCGTCTCGCTGGGGGTGCCGCTCCGCCTGATCCTGCTCCGCTTTGCGGAACCGGCTTTCATCGCCGTCGTGGTCCTCCTGCTCAAGCTCTTCTTCAGCGGCGGCACGCCGCTTTTAACGCTCCAGTTGCCCTGGCTGGAGCTTACCGCATACCGGGAGGGGCTGCGGGAAGGGCTCCTCATCGCCGGCCGCATTGCCGCCGCCGTGTCGGTTGTATCGGCGGTCGGCTTCTCCACCTCGTTCACCGACCTGATGGCTGCCCTGGCATGGCTGAGGGTGCCGCGCAGCTTCATCGAGGTGGCGCTGTTCGCCTGGCGCTACCTGTTCCTGCTCTTGGACGACGCCCAGGTGATCCACGCGGCCCAGCGGAATCGCCTGGGCTACAGCGGGCTGCGCCGGGGGATGCGCTCCTTCGGCACCCTGGCCGGCGCCCTGGTTCTCAAGGCCTTCGACAACAGCCAGACCATTACCACCGCCATGGTCCAGCGAGGGTACGACGGGAACCTGCCGCTGTTCAGGCACCGTCCGTTCCGGCCGGCCGAGGTGGTTCTGTCCGCCCTCTTCGTGGTGGCCATGGGAACCCTCTGGGGGATGCAGTGA